Proteins co-encoded in one Arachis hypogaea cultivar Tifrunner chromosome 11, arahy.Tifrunner.gnm2.J5K5, whole genome shotgun sequence genomic window:
- the LOC112720372 gene encoding STS14 protein, whose product MKQNTLLSSLLLLAALPILLHVSAQAATSTPPPLPPAATEFLAAHNEARAAVGVQPLIWSQQLANATSRLVRLQRDKMACQFANLTAGKYGANQLMTSGGAVTPRIAVEEWVRQKQYYNHANNSCVPNHRCGVYTQVVWRKSIMLGCAQATCVKEDASLTICFYNPPGNYFGESPY is encoded by the coding sequence ATGAAACAAAACACTCTCCTCTCCTCTCTGCTTCTACTGGCAGCACTGCCCATCCTCCTCCACGTCTCAGCCCAAGCAGCAACCTCCACACCGCCGCCGCTACCACCCGCCGCAACAGAGTTCCTGGCAGCTCACAACGAGGCACGAGCCGCGGTGGGCGTTCAGCCCCTAATCTGGAGCCAGCAGCTGGCTAACGCCACAAGCCGACTCGTCCGGCTCCAGAGGGACAAGATGGCCTGCCAGTTCGCCAACCTGACAGCCGGCAAGTACGGCGCCAACCAGCTAATGACAAGTGGCGGAGCCGTGACGCCCCGCATAGCGGTGGAAGAGTGGGTGAGGCAAAAGCAATATTACAACCACGCCAACAATTCTTGCGTTCCAAATCACAGGTGCGGTGTTTACACGCAGGTGGTGTGGAGGAAATCGATTATGTTGGGGTGCGCTCAAGCCACGTGCGTTAAGGAGGATGCTAGCTTGACCATTTGTTTCTATAATCCACCTGGGAATTACTTTGGGGAGAGTCCATACTGA
- the LOC112720373 gene encoding uncharacterized protein isoform X3: MELEGVKKNMELRLVSRHKRSKSFPDKKKFEEDNTDTEATDRIKLDTGYLTECCNSRTKQTATNDAEFTLKQEILQLERRLQYQFEVRSTLEKALGYRPSSSLASSNDTIVPKPTTELIKEIAVLELEVVYLEQHLLSLYRKAFDPQLPSVSPPTKEERVESPLITTPRARYTEVSRPHEVLTERECSAVQSNSHMLDTIRKEHTNGYKVETPEKEHSVSQPEEQHLDSGVYRCHSSLSHCPAFATAQSPTASLRACHSQPLSMMEYSENVDGSSNIISLAEHLGTRISDHIPDTPNKLSEDMVKCIAAIYCKLADPPTTNPGLSSPSSSLSSVSAFSVGDHGDMWSPGFRNNSSFDVRLDNPFHVEGLKEFSGPYSTMVEVSWIYRDNTKLGDTEQLLQNFRSIISRLEDIDPGKLKHEEKLAFWINIHNALVMHAFLAYGIPQNNVKRVFLLLKAAYNVGGHTVSADTIQSAILGCRMSRPGQWLRMFFSSRTKFKAGNGQQAYAIEHPEPLLHFALCSGNHSDPAVRVYTPKRVLQELEVAKEEYVRATFGVRKDHKILLPKLVESFVKDSGLCPAGTVDMIQQSLPESLRKSVKKCHLEKFPKSIEWIPHNFSFRYLIPKDLVK; the protein is encoded by the exons ATGGAGCTTGAAGGGGTTAAAAAAAATATGGAACTGAGGTTGGTTTCAAGGCACAAGCGTTCAAAGAG CTTTCCTGATAAGAAAAAGTTTGAGGAGGATAATACAGACACTGAGGCCACAGATAGAATTAAGCTG GATACTGGGTACCTCACAGAATGCTGTAATTCTAGGACAAAACAAACAGCTACAAATGATGCTGAATTTACTCTGAAGCAAGAG ATTCTACAACTTGAGAGAAGACTGCAATACCAATTTGAGGTCCGAAGCACATTAGAAAAGGCGCTTGGATACCGACCTTCATCATCTCTTGCTAGTTCCAATGATACAATAGTACCCAAG CCAACCACAGAATTAATTAAGGAAATTGCAGTGTTAGAGTTGGAAGTTGTGTATTTGGAACAACATCTCCTCTCCTTGTATCGCAAAGCATTCGATCCGCAGTTACCCTCTGTCTCTCCACCCACCAAGGAGGAAAGAGTAGAGTCTCCTCTAATAACAACTCCAAGAGCAAGATACACTGAAGTTTCTAGGCCTCATGAGGTCTTAACCGAAAGAGAATGTTCTGCAGTTCAATCCAACAGTCATATGCTTGATACTATTAGAAAAGAACATACTAATGGATATAAAGTTGAGACTCCGGAGAAAGAACATAGTGTAAGTCAGCCAGAAGAACAGCATTTAGATTCTGGTGTATATCGTTGCCACTCTTCGTTATCCCATTGTCCAGCATTCGCAACAGCACAGTCTCCTACAGCATCCTTGCGAGCTTGTCATTCGCAGCCATTGTCCATGATGGAG TATTCCGAAAATGTTGATGGTTCATCAAATATAATCAGCCTAGCAGAGCATCTTGGCACGCGAATATCCGATCATATTCCAGATACACCTAACAAGCTTTCTGAGGATATGGTGAAGTGCATAGCAGCTATATACTGTAAACTTGCAGACCCGCCTACGACGAATCCTGGCCTTTCCTCACCAAGTTCATCCTTGTCTTCAGTTAGTGCATTTTCTGTTGGAGATCATGGTGATATGTGGAGTCCAGGTTTCCGGAACAATTCGTCTTTTGATGTACGGTTAGACAACCCTTTCCATGTGGAAGGGCTCAAGGAGTTTAGTGGACCTTACAGTACCATGGTTGAGGTATCATGGATTTACAGAGATAATACCAAATTGGGTGATACAGAACAATTACTCCAGAACTTCAG GTCAATTATTTCTCGACTAGAAGACATCGATCCAGGGAAGTTGAAACACGAGGAGAAGCTAGCTTTCTGGATCAACATACACAATGCTTTAGTGATGCAT GCATTTTTGGCTTATGGTATCCCACAAAACAATGTGAAGAGAGTCTTTCTTTTGTTGAAG GCTGCATATAATGTTGGAGGTCATACAGTTAGTGCAGACACAATACAGAGTGCTATACTGGGGTGCCGAATGTCGCGTCCTGGACAG TGGCTACGAATGTTCTTTTCTTCAAGAACGAAATTCAAAGCCGGAAATGGACaacaagcatatgcaattgaGCATCCTGAACCTCTTCTACACTTTGCACTCTGCTCTGGAAACCATTCCGATCCAGCG GTACGTGTATATACACCAAAGAGAGTGCTTCAAGAACTAGAAGTAGCCAAGGAAGAGTACGTTCGTGCCACTTTTGGGGTACGAAAGGACCACAAAATACTTTTACCGAAGCTCGTTGAGTCGTTCGTCAAGGACTCCGGCTTGTGTCCTGCCGGTACAGTTGACATGATCCAACAGTCTCTGCCTGAATCACTTAGAAAGAGTGTTAAGAAATGTCACTTGGAAAAATTTCCGAAAAGCATAGAATGGATTCCAcacaatttctcttttagatatCTCATTCCTAAGGATTTGGTAAAGTGA
- the LOC112720373 gene encoding uncharacterized protein isoform X2 has protein sequence MIPFKGMELEGVKKNMELRLVSRHKRSKSFPDKKKFEEDNTDTEATDRIKLDTGYLTECCNSRTKQTATNDAEFTLKQEILQLERRLQYQFEVRSTLEKALGYRPSSSLASSNDTIVPKPTTELIKEIAVLELEVVYLEQHLLSLYRKAFDPQLPSVSPPTKEERVESPLITTPRARYTEVSRPHEVLTERECSAVQSNSHMLDTIRKEHTNGYKVETPEKEHSVSQPEEQHLDSGVYRCHSSLSHCPAFATAQSPTASLRACHSQPLSMMEYSENVDGSSNIISLAEHLGTRISDHIPDTPNKLSEDMVKCIAAIYCKLADPPTTNPGLSSPSSSLSSVSAFSVGDHGDMWSPGFRNNSSFDVRLDNPFHVEGLKEFSGPYSTMVEVSWIYRDNTKLGDTEQLLQNFRSIISRLEDIDPGKLKHEEKLAFWINIHNALVMHAFLAYGIPQNNVKRVFLLLKAAYNVGGHTVSADTIQSAILGCRMSRPGQWLRMFFSSRTKFKAGNGQQAYAIEHPEPLLHFALCSGNHSDPAVRVYTPKRVLQELEVAKEEYVRATFGVRKDHKILLPKLVESFVKDSGLCPAGTVDMIQQSLPESLRKSVKKCHLEKFPKSIEWIPHNFSFRYLIPKDLVK, from the exons ATGATCCCTTTCAAGG GCATGGAGCTTGAAGGGGTTAAAAAAAATATGGAACTGAGGTTGGTTTCAAGGCACAAGCGTTCAAAGAG CTTTCCTGATAAGAAAAAGTTTGAGGAGGATAATACAGACACTGAGGCCACAGATAGAATTAAGCTG GATACTGGGTACCTCACAGAATGCTGTAATTCTAGGACAAAACAAACAGCTACAAATGATGCTGAATTTACTCTGAAGCAAGAG ATTCTACAACTTGAGAGAAGACTGCAATACCAATTTGAGGTCCGAAGCACATTAGAAAAGGCGCTTGGATACCGACCTTCATCATCTCTTGCTAGTTCCAATGATACAATAGTACCCAAG CCAACCACAGAATTAATTAAGGAAATTGCAGTGTTAGAGTTGGAAGTTGTGTATTTGGAACAACATCTCCTCTCCTTGTATCGCAAAGCATTCGATCCGCAGTTACCCTCTGTCTCTCCACCCACCAAGGAGGAAAGAGTAGAGTCTCCTCTAATAACAACTCCAAGAGCAAGATACACTGAAGTTTCTAGGCCTCATGAGGTCTTAACCGAAAGAGAATGTTCTGCAGTTCAATCCAACAGTCATATGCTTGATACTATTAGAAAAGAACATACTAATGGATATAAAGTTGAGACTCCGGAGAAAGAACATAGTGTAAGTCAGCCAGAAGAACAGCATTTAGATTCTGGTGTATATCGTTGCCACTCTTCGTTATCCCATTGTCCAGCATTCGCAACAGCACAGTCTCCTACAGCATCCTTGCGAGCTTGTCATTCGCAGCCATTGTCCATGATGGAG TATTCCGAAAATGTTGATGGTTCATCAAATATAATCAGCCTAGCAGAGCATCTTGGCACGCGAATATCCGATCATATTCCAGATACACCTAACAAGCTTTCTGAGGATATGGTGAAGTGCATAGCAGCTATATACTGTAAACTTGCAGACCCGCCTACGACGAATCCTGGCCTTTCCTCACCAAGTTCATCCTTGTCTTCAGTTAGTGCATTTTCTGTTGGAGATCATGGTGATATGTGGAGTCCAGGTTTCCGGAACAATTCGTCTTTTGATGTACGGTTAGACAACCCTTTCCATGTGGAAGGGCTCAAGGAGTTTAGTGGACCTTACAGTACCATGGTTGAGGTATCATGGATTTACAGAGATAATACCAAATTGGGTGATACAGAACAATTACTCCAGAACTTCAG GTCAATTATTTCTCGACTAGAAGACATCGATCCAGGGAAGTTGAAACACGAGGAGAAGCTAGCTTTCTGGATCAACATACACAATGCTTTAGTGATGCAT GCATTTTTGGCTTATGGTATCCCACAAAACAATGTGAAGAGAGTCTTTCTTTTGTTGAAG GCTGCATATAATGTTGGAGGTCATACAGTTAGTGCAGACACAATACAGAGTGCTATACTGGGGTGCCGAATGTCGCGTCCTGGACAG TGGCTACGAATGTTCTTTTCTTCAAGAACGAAATTCAAAGCCGGAAATGGACaacaagcatatgcaattgaGCATCCTGAACCTCTTCTACACTTTGCACTCTGCTCTGGAAACCATTCCGATCCAGCG GTACGTGTATATACACCAAAGAGAGTGCTTCAAGAACTAGAAGTAGCCAAGGAAGAGTACGTTCGTGCCACTTTTGGGGTACGAAAGGACCACAAAATACTTTTACCGAAGCTCGTTGAGTCGTTCGTCAAGGACTCCGGCTTGTGTCCTGCCGGTACAGTTGACATGATCCAACAGTCTCTGCCTGAATCACTTAGAAAGAGTGTTAAGAAATGTCACTTGGAAAAATTTCCGAAAAGCATAGAATGGATTCCAcacaatttctcttttagatatCTCATTCCTAAGGATTTGGTAAAGTGA
- the LOC112720373 gene encoding uncharacterized protein isoform X1 produces MLLQEPQPQRATLLLIHVFNAICKRQSFTKGMELEGVKKNMELRLVSRHKRSKSFPDKKKFEEDNTDTEATDRIKLDTGYLTECCNSRTKQTATNDAEFTLKQEILQLERRLQYQFEVRSTLEKALGYRPSSSLASSNDTIVPKPTTELIKEIAVLELEVVYLEQHLLSLYRKAFDPQLPSVSPPTKEERVESPLITTPRARYTEVSRPHEVLTERECSAVQSNSHMLDTIRKEHTNGYKVETPEKEHSVSQPEEQHLDSGVYRCHSSLSHCPAFATAQSPTASLRACHSQPLSMMEYSENVDGSSNIISLAEHLGTRISDHIPDTPNKLSEDMVKCIAAIYCKLADPPTTNPGLSSPSSSLSSVSAFSVGDHGDMWSPGFRNNSSFDVRLDNPFHVEGLKEFSGPYSTMVEVSWIYRDNTKLGDTEQLLQNFRSIISRLEDIDPGKLKHEEKLAFWINIHNALVMHAFLAYGIPQNNVKRVFLLLKAAYNVGGHTVSADTIQSAILGCRMSRPGQWLRMFFSSRTKFKAGNGQQAYAIEHPEPLLHFALCSGNHSDPAVRVYTPKRVLQELEVAKEEYVRATFGVRKDHKILLPKLVESFVKDSGLCPAGTVDMIQQSLPESLRKSVKKCHLEKFPKSIEWIPHNFSFRYLIPKDLVK; encoded by the exons atgctGCTTCAAGAACCCCAACCCCAACGAGCAACACTACTTTTAATTCATGTCTTCAATGCAATATGTAAAAGGCAATCATTCACAAAAG GCATGGAGCTTGAAGGGGTTAAAAAAAATATGGAACTGAGGTTGGTTTCAAGGCACAAGCGTTCAAAGAG CTTTCCTGATAAGAAAAAGTTTGAGGAGGATAATACAGACACTGAGGCCACAGATAGAATTAAGCTG GATACTGGGTACCTCACAGAATGCTGTAATTCTAGGACAAAACAAACAGCTACAAATGATGCTGAATTTACTCTGAAGCAAGAG ATTCTACAACTTGAGAGAAGACTGCAATACCAATTTGAGGTCCGAAGCACATTAGAAAAGGCGCTTGGATACCGACCTTCATCATCTCTTGCTAGTTCCAATGATACAATAGTACCCAAG CCAACCACAGAATTAATTAAGGAAATTGCAGTGTTAGAGTTGGAAGTTGTGTATTTGGAACAACATCTCCTCTCCTTGTATCGCAAAGCATTCGATCCGCAGTTACCCTCTGTCTCTCCACCCACCAAGGAGGAAAGAGTAGAGTCTCCTCTAATAACAACTCCAAGAGCAAGATACACTGAAGTTTCTAGGCCTCATGAGGTCTTAACCGAAAGAGAATGTTCTGCAGTTCAATCCAACAGTCATATGCTTGATACTATTAGAAAAGAACATACTAATGGATATAAAGTTGAGACTCCGGAGAAAGAACATAGTGTAAGTCAGCCAGAAGAACAGCATTTAGATTCTGGTGTATATCGTTGCCACTCTTCGTTATCCCATTGTCCAGCATTCGCAACAGCACAGTCTCCTACAGCATCCTTGCGAGCTTGTCATTCGCAGCCATTGTCCATGATGGAG TATTCCGAAAATGTTGATGGTTCATCAAATATAATCAGCCTAGCAGAGCATCTTGGCACGCGAATATCCGATCATATTCCAGATACACCTAACAAGCTTTCTGAGGATATGGTGAAGTGCATAGCAGCTATATACTGTAAACTTGCAGACCCGCCTACGACGAATCCTGGCCTTTCCTCACCAAGTTCATCCTTGTCTTCAGTTAGTGCATTTTCTGTTGGAGATCATGGTGATATGTGGAGTCCAGGTTTCCGGAACAATTCGTCTTTTGATGTACGGTTAGACAACCCTTTCCATGTGGAAGGGCTCAAGGAGTTTAGTGGACCTTACAGTACCATGGTTGAGGTATCATGGATTTACAGAGATAATACCAAATTGGGTGATACAGAACAATTACTCCAGAACTTCAG GTCAATTATTTCTCGACTAGAAGACATCGATCCAGGGAAGTTGAAACACGAGGAGAAGCTAGCTTTCTGGATCAACATACACAATGCTTTAGTGATGCAT GCATTTTTGGCTTATGGTATCCCACAAAACAATGTGAAGAGAGTCTTTCTTTTGTTGAAG GCTGCATATAATGTTGGAGGTCATACAGTTAGTGCAGACACAATACAGAGTGCTATACTGGGGTGCCGAATGTCGCGTCCTGGACAG TGGCTACGAATGTTCTTTTCTTCAAGAACGAAATTCAAAGCCGGAAATGGACaacaagcatatgcaattgaGCATCCTGAACCTCTTCTACACTTTGCACTCTGCTCTGGAAACCATTCCGATCCAGCG GTACGTGTATATACACCAAAGAGAGTGCTTCAAGAACTAGAAGTAGCCAAGGAAGAGTACGTTCGTGCCACTTTTGGGGTACGAAAGGACCACAAAATACTTTTACCGAAGCTCGTTGAGTCGTTCGTCAAGGACTCCGGCTTGTGTCCTGCCGGTACAGTTGACATGATCCAACAGTCTCTGCCTGAATCACTTAGAAAGAGTGTTAAGAAATGTCACTTGGAAAAATTTCCGAAAAGCATAGAATGGATTCCAcacaatttctcttttagatatCTCATTCCTAAGGATTTGGTAAAGTGA